The Bradyrhizobium ottawaense genome window below encodes:
- a CDS encoding extracellular solute-binding protein — protein sequence MRLLGKLGLAAAACLLLADVAAADTIVKWLHIEANPAQVKIWEEVARAYEASHPGVKVEMQFLENEAYKAKLPTILQSKDRPNIIYSWAGGVLKTQIEAGVLDDITEQVKGYSDSLTPAALAAFTANGRVYGLPTALSQVGFLCNKELMAKAKVDPAGIKSWDDLLAAVKTLKAAGVTPIVVGGADKWPLHFYWTHLAVRIGGKPAFDAALRGEDSGFAGETFQKSGELFKQLVDLQPFQNGFLGFKNPQAVGYFGDGKAAMTLAISTVYHLQRALAADKVGLSEDKICWFDFPVVSGGKGAPTDTLGGITGWLVTKGSPKEAVDFLKYFVSKDVQTRLAAGNFIIPVVQGADAGLNNAFMKLIAANLAKSNYHQNFYDQSLGPSVGRVVNDVTAEIAGGSMSPQNAAKAIEAAWKQGN from the coding sequence ATGAGACTGCTCGGGAAGCTGGGACTCGCCGCTGCCGCATGCCTGCTTTTGGCCGACGTCGCCGCAGCCGACACGATCGTAAAGTGGCTGCACATCGAGGCAAATCCGGCCCAGGTGAAAATCTGGGAGGAGGTCGCGCGCGCCTATGAGGCCTCCCATCCTGGCGTCAAGGTCGAGATGCAGTTTCTCGAGAACGAAGCCTACAAGGCCAAGCTGCCGACCATCCTGCAATCCAAGGACCGGCCGAACATCATCTACAGCTGGGCCGGCGGCGTCCTGAAGACCCAGATCGAGGCAGGCGTTCTCGACGACATCACCGAACAGGTGAAGGGATACAGCGACAGTCTCACCCCGGCCGCGCTCGCCGCGTTCACCGCTAACGGCCGCGTTTATGGTCTGCCGACCGCGCTGTCGCAGGTCGGCTTCCTCTGCAACAAGGAACTGATGGCCAAGGCGAAAGTCGATCCTGCCGGGATCAAGAGCTGGGACGATCTGCTTGCGGCGGTGAAGACGCTGAAGGCCGCCGGCGTGACCCCGATCGTGGTCGGCGGCGCCGACAAATGGCCGTTGCACTTCTACTGGACCCATCTTGCGGTGCGCATCGGCGGCAAGCCGGCATTCGACGCTGCATTGCGCGGCGAGGACAGCGGCTTCGCCGGCGAGACCTTCCAGAAGTCCGGCGAGCTGTTCAAGCAACTCGTCGATCTCCAGCCGTTCCAGAATGGCTTCCTTGGTTTCAAGAATCCGCAGGCCGTCGGCTATTTCGGCGACGGCAAGGCGGCGATGACGCTCGCGATCAGCACGGTCTATCATTTGCAGCGCGCTCTCGCCGCCGACAAGGTCGGATTGAGCGAAGACAAGATCTGCTGGTTCGACTTCCCGGTGGTATCAGGCGGCAAGGGCGCGCCCACCGACACGCTCGGCGGCATCACCGGCTGGCTGGTCACGAAAGGCTCGCCGAAGGAGGCGGTCGATTTCCTGAAGTACTTCGTCTCGAAGGACGTGCAGACGCGACTTGCGGCGGGTAACTTCATCATCCCGGTGGTGCAGGGCGCGGACGCTGGTCTCAACAATGCCTTCATGAAGCTGATCGCGGCCAATCTGGCGAAGTCGAACTACCACCAGAACTTCTATGATCAGAGCCTTGGTCCGTCGGTCGGCCGCGTCGTCAACGACGTCACCGCGGAGATCGCCGGTGGCAGCATGAGCCCGCAGAATGCGGCGAAGGCGATCGAGGCGGCGTGGAAGCAGGGCAACTGA
- a CDS encoding YeeE/YedE family protein, protein MLTPIIDLLGEDSLSWFGGLVVGGLFGFFAQRSRFCLRAAAVEFSRGEGGRRLAVWLLTFAAALVGTQGFVALGWLEISEARQLAQQGSISGALLGGVMFGCGMILARGCASRLLVLSANGNLRALLSGLVFAVTAQASYRGLLSPAREWVTNLWLVDGGPSRDIMAMFGAGTPEKLAFGGLWLIAGLAFAFRSRLPRRLILAALATGTAVVAGWLFTYLLSQASFAPVTLKSLTFSGPSAELLMLVLNSAQLRLGFDLGIVPGVFLGSFLAAARAHELRLEGFSDGLGMRRYLLGAVLMGFGAMLAGGCAVGAGVTGASVFALTAWLVLGGMWFGAGLTDLLVDRAGMPQQTTSLPAASG, encoded by the coding sequence GTGCTGACGCCGATCATCGATCTCTTGGGTGAAGATTCGCTGTCATGGTTCGGCGGCCTCGTGGTCGGAGGTCTGTTCGGGTTCTTCGCGCAGCGCAGCCGCTTCTGCCTGCGTGCCGCGGCGGTCGAATTCTCCCGCGGCGAGGGCGGCCGGCGCCTTGCAGTCTGGCTGCTGACCTTTGCCGCGGCGCTGGTCGGCACGCAAGGTTTTGTCGCGCTCGGCTGGCTCGAAATATCCGAGGCGCGCCAGCTCGCGCAGCAGGGCAGTATCTCCGGCGCTCTCCTCGGCGGCGTGATGTTCGGTTGCGGGATGATCCTGGCGCGGGGTTGCGCCAGCCGGCTGCTGGTGCTCTCGGCGAACGGAAACCTCCGGGCGTTGTTGTCGGGGCTGGTGTTTGCCGTGACCGCGCAAGCCTCCTATCGCGGCCTGCTGTCGCCCGCCCGTGAATGGGTGACCAACCTGTGGCTGGTCGATGGCGGTCCGTCGCGCGACATCATGGCCATGTTCGGTGCCGGCACGCCCGAGAAGCTAGCATTCGGAGGTTTGTGGCTGATTGCCGGGCTGGCCTTCGCCTTTCGCAGCCGGTTGCCGCGCCGGCTGATCCTCGCCGCGCTCGCAACCGGAACGGCCGTCGTCGCCGGCTGGCTCTTCACCTACCTGCTGTCGCAGGCTTCCTTCGCGCCGGTGACGCTGAAGAGCCTCACATTCAGCGGGCCTTCGGCCGAGTTGCTGATGCTGGTGCTCAACAGCGCGCAGCTCCGGCTCGGCTTCGACCTCGGCATCGTCCCCGGCGTATTCCTCGGCTCGTTTCTGGCCGCGGCGCGTGCGCACGAACTGAGGCTCGAGGGATTCTCCGACGGGCTCGGCATGCGACGCTATCTGCTTGGCGCGGTGCTGATGGGGTTTGGTGCGATGCTGGCCGGCGGCTGCGCGGTCGGCGCCGGCGTGACCGGTGCCTCGGTCTTCGCACTCACCGCCTGGCTCGTGCTTGGCGGCATGTGGTTTGGAGCGGGGCTCACGGATCTGCTTGTCGACCGCGCTGGCATGCCGCAGCAGACGACGAGCTTGCCGGCAGCGAGCGGCTGA
- a CDS encoding DsrE family protein, which translates to MQRRSMLRASLAGLFGAFAVREASAATETPARQRVVYHLADADRVVFVLGNLQNHVDGVGGPGKADIRLVVHGPALRAFHALAAQDHTVTMMTKLVDAGVGFDACANTMKAQGVKLDDLTPGFVVAEKGGVVRLVELQQQGYAYLRP; encoded by the coding sequence ATGCAGCGTCGATCCATGCTTCGCGCGAGCCTTGCCGGGCTATTTGGTGCGTTCGCGGTGCGCGAGGCGTCCGCGGCGACGGAAACGCCCGCGCGGCAGCGCGTCGTCTATCATCTCGCCGATGCCGATCGCGTCGTCTTCGTTCTGGGCAATCTGCAGAACCATGTCGACGGCGTCGGCGGGCCTGGCAAGGCCGACATCAGGCTGGTCGTGCACGGGCCGGCGCTGCGTGCCTTCCACGCACTCGCGGCACAGGACCACACCGTTACGATGATGACGAAGCTCGTCGATGCCGGCGTCGGCTTCGATGCCTGCGCCAATACGATGAAGGCGCAGGGCGTCAAGCTGGACGATCTCACGCCCGGCTTCGTGGTGGCCGAGAAGGGCGGCGTGGTGCGGCTCGTCGAGCTGCAACAGCAGGGATATGCTTATCTACGGCCATGA
- a CDS encoding alpha/beta hydrolase gives MRWLIALTVLLAFAGSAYAAEQELELSVDGRTTLATLRTPASTKPDTPLVVMTHGTLAHKDMEVIQGVAKALEQRGIASLAHTLSLGLDRRKGMYDCTARHDYVVEDAVAEISAWVTRARGMSRLVFAFGHSRGGNQVARYLVASEATPVAGGVLLAPVTAKAEADLRASYAKTYGKPLEPFLELATKAVAAGRGGEWMDVPGFVYCRNAVVTARTFASFYGPDAGQDTAALVARVKLPVLVLAATKDSVVPDVAQAFDSLAGSSGGRVQLDKIEDADHFFRDLFAEDVADRIAEFIKQAR, from the coding sequence ATGCGATGGTTGATAGCACTGACAGTCTTGCTCGCGTTCGCAGGGTCCGCATATGCGGCCGAGCAGGAGCTCGAGTTGTCGGTCGACGGCCGCACCACGCTCGCAACACTGCGCACGCCAGCCTCGACGAAACCCGATACGCCGCTTGTCGTAATGACCCACGGCACGCTCGCGCACAAGGACATGGAGGTCATTCAGGGCGTTGCCAAGGCGCTTGAGCAGCGCGGCATCGCTTCGCTCGCCCATACGCTGTCGCTGGGGCTCGATCGCCGCAAGGGCATGTACGACTGTACCGCGCGGCATGACTATGTCGTTGAGGATGCAGTTGCGGAGATCAGCGCCTGGGTCACGCGGGCGAGGGGCATGTCCCGGCTCGTCTTCGCGTTCGGCCATTCGCGCGGCGGCAACCAGGTCGCACGGTATCTCGTTGCAAGCGAAGCCACGCCGGTGGCGGGTGGGGTGTTGCTGGCGCCGGTGACCGCGAAGGCCGAGGCTGATCTGCGCGCCTCCTACGCCAAGACCTATGGCAAGCCGCTCGAACCGTTTCTGGAGCTGGCAACCAAGGCGGTTGCGGCCGGCCGCGGCGGGGAGTGGATGGACGTGCCGGGCTTCGTCTATTGCCGCAATGCCGTGGTTACCGCGCGGACCTTTGCGTCATTCTACGGTCCCGATGCCGGCCAGGACACGGCCGCGCTCGTAGCGCGCGTGAAGCTGCCGGTGCTGGTGCTCGCCGCCACCAAGGATAGCGTTGTGCCCGATGTAGCACAGGCCTTCGATTCGCTTGCTGGTTCGAGCGGGGGCAGAGTGCAGCTCGACAAGATCGAGGATGCCGATCATTTCTTCCGCGACCTGTTCGCGGAAGACGTCGCCGATCGAATCGCCGAGTTCATCAAGCAGGCACGATAG
- a CDS encoding DsrE family protein yields the protein MLHAALAVGSLIAIRPAAAQAAEFHRLALQISDDDPVKMRAVLDVAANVSRHYSGQGEDVEIAVVAFNGGLDMLLADRSPVKERLGNFLKSMPNVSFIACGNTLETLAAKEDKRPPLIDGVSVTQVGVAALMDLAEKNWTIVRP from the coding sequence CTGCTGCATGCGGCTCTCGCTGTTGGCTCGCTCATCGCAATCCGTCCCGCCGCGGCCCAGGCGGCCGAATTTCACAGGCTCGCGCTGCAGATCAGCGACGACGACCCGGTCAAGATGCGTGCCGTGCTCGATGTCGCGGCCAACGTCTCGCGGCACTATTCCGGACAGGGCGAGGACGTCGAAATCGCTGTGGTCGCTTTCAACGGCGGCCTCGACATGCTGCTCGCGGACCGCTCGCCGGTGAAGGAGCGCCTGGGGAATTTCCTGAAATCGATGCCGAATGTGAGCTTCATCGCCTGCGGCAACACGCTGGAGACGCTGGCGGCGAAGGAGGACAAGCGGCCGCCGCTGATCGATGGCGTCAGCGTCACGCAGGTTGGGGTTGCCGCGCTGATGGATTTGGCGGAGAAAAACTGGACAATTGTCCGGCCCTGA
- a CDS encoding c-type cytochrome, with protein sequence MSKSLKFVAAALLACALSAPALAQQKADAKSGPRYHIGRAPTADEIRGWDIDVRPDGQGLPEGKGTAMQGEKLFMDNCSSCHGEFGEGNGRWPVLAGGKGSLTSDNPVKTVGSYWPYASTVFDYVRHAMPYGNTGSLSVDEYYALVAYVLYLNDVVTDQNFELNKKTLATIKMPNEQGFVMDDRATTEKSFWQKDPCMNNCVAPVKIIGRAAAIDVTPEDGKEKKSRGVE encoded by the coding sequence ATGTCGAAGTCGCTTAAGTTCGTTGCAGCCGCGCTGCTCGCCTGTGCGCTGAGCGCGCCGGCGCTTGCACAGCAGAAGGCGGACGCCAAGAGCGGTCCCCGCTATCACATCGGCCGCGCGCCGACCGCGGACGAGATCCGCGGCTGGGATATCGACGTGCGCCCGGACGGCCAGGGCCTGCCGGAAGGCAAGGGCACGGCCATGCAGGGCGAAAAGCTGTTCATGGACAATTGCTCGAGCTGCCACGGGGAGTTCGGCGAGGGGAACGGCCGCTGGCCGGTGCTGGCCGGCGGCAAGGGCTCACTGACGTCGGACAATCCGGTCAAGACCGTGGGCTCGTACTGGCCCTACGCGTCCACCGTGTTCGACTACGTCCGTCACGCCATGCCTTACGGCAATACGGGATCCCTGTCCGTCGATGAATATTATGCGCTGGTCGCGTACGTCCTCTATCTGAACGACGTCGTCACCGATCAAAACTTCGAGCTGAACAAGAAGACCCTTGCGACGATCAAGATGCCGAACGAGCAGGGGTTCGTGATGGACGACCGCGCCACCACCGAGAAGTCGTTCTGGCAGAAAGACCCCTGCATGAATAACTGCGTCGCCCCGGTGAAGATTATCGGGCGCGCTGCCGCCATCGACGTGACGCCCGAGGACGGCAAGGAGAAGAAGTCGCGGGGCGTGGAGTGA